The proteins below are encoded in one region of Centropristis striata isolate RG_2023a ecotype Rhode Island chromosome 12, C.striata_1.0, whole genome shotgun sequence:
- the LOC131982192 gene encoding protocadherin gamma-A7-like, translating to MMAIRGSLTYTSARWRLFYGFRRQIGLLMLLLYAVNMVGGQIRYSIPEEMKKGSVIGNVAQDLGLDLRRLRSGRARIVTGENIHYTELKADKGILVVNERIDREQLCGDVTPCSFSFEVILENPMELHRVTVMIQDQNDNPPQVLYPVQTGGSLVAEMVPRSADVGYLVTKVVAVDVDSGQNAWLSYKLQKATDRALFEVGLQNGEIRTIRQVTDKDAVKQRLSVIVEDNGQPSRSATVIVNVAVADSFPEVLSEFTDFTHDKEYNDNLTFYLVLALAVVSFLFITCLVVIISVKIYRWRQSRILYHSSLPVIPYYPPRYSDTLGTGTLQHVYNYEVCRTTDSRKSDCKFGRAGSQNVLIMDPSSTGTMQRIQSEKSILDEPDSPLEVS from the exons ATGATGGCAATTCGAGGATCTCTCACCTACACATCCGCAAGATGGCGATTGTTTTATGGATTTCGAAGGCAAATAGGACTGCTTATGTTGCTTCTTTATGCGGTGAACATGGTAGGTGGTCAGATTCGTTATTCTATCCCAGAGGAGATGAAGAAAGGCTCTGTTATCGGTAATGTAGCGCAAGATCTTGGTTTGGATCTGAGGAGGCTCCGTTCTGGGCGGGCCCGTATCGTGACCGGAGAAAACATCCACTACACCGAGCTGAAGGCAGACAAAGGGATTCTAGTCGTGAACGAGAGAATAGACCGAGAGCAGCTTTGTGGAGACGTAACTCCGTGTAGCTTCAGCTTTGAGGTCATTTTAGAAAACCCGATGGAATTGCACAGAGTAACTG TAATGATCCAGGACCAGAACGACAACCCTCCTCAGGTCCTGTACCCAGTCCAGACTGGAGGCTCTCTGGTGGCTGAAATGGTGCCTCGTTCAGCAGATGTGGGCTATCTGGTGACTAAAGTGGTGGCTGTTGATGTGGACTCTGGACAGAATGCCTGGCTCTCCTATAAACTGCAGAAAGCCACAGACAGGGCGCTGTTTGAAGTGGGCTTACAGAATGGAGAAATAAGAACTATCCGCCAAGTGACTGATAAAGATGCTGTGAAACAAAGACTGAGTGTTATAGTGGAGGACAACGGGCAGCCCTCTCGTTCAGCTACAGTCATTGTTAACGTGGCGGTGGCGGACAGCTTCCCTGAAGTGCTGTCTGAGTTCACTGACTTTACACACGACAAGGAGTACAATGACAACCTGACTTTTTACTTAGTGTTGGCTTTGGCTGTAGtttccttcctcttcatcaCGTGTTTAGTGGTTATTATCTCAGTGAAAATCTACAGATGGAGACAGTCTCGCATCCTGTATCACTCCAGCCTGCCTGTGATTCCATATTATCCACCACGTTACTCAGACACTTTGGGGACAGGGACTCTCCAACACGTGTACAATTACGAGGTGTGCAGGACGACTGACTCCAGAAAGAGTGACTGTAAGTTCGGCAGAGCCGGTAGTCAGAACGTGCTGATAATGGACCCCAGTTCTACAGGGACGATGCAGCGGATACAGAGTGAGAAGAGCATCCTGGATGAACCAGACTCTCCTCTAGAG GTGTCGTGA
- the LOC131981905 gene encoding protocadherin gamma-A11-like codes for MMAIRGSLTYTSARWRLFYGFRGQIGLLMLLLYAVNMVGGQIRYSIPEEMKKGSVIGNVAQDLGLDLRRLRSGRARIVTGENIHYTELKADKGILVVNERIDREQLCGDVTPCSFSFEVILENPIELHRVTVEVLDINDHAPVFQNKDKPISFEISESAVVGVQFPLQSAEDLDVLQNALQDYILSPNDNFILKQHANPDGGKYVEMVLQKPLDRERHPHLSLKLIAVDGGTPQRSGTVNIDITVLDVNDNAPVFNQSVYKASVMENTLKGTSIVTVNATDEDSGSNGMITYSLSKMKGSTGNIFSIDEHTGTVSVSGQIDYEKDRKYEVRVEAKDQGGLTGTSKIILDVVDVNDNAPVINIMSFSSPLSEDAHPGTTVAVLNIKDADSESNGQIKCSIDGNLPFKIESSLTNYYNLISDQYFDREAVSEYNITITATDLGSPPLSSSTKLHLKISDINDNAPVFEKNSFSAYVTENNSPGISIFAVSARDCDSNQNARISYLLEDTQVSGSPVSTYVSLNSETGVLSAVRSFDYEQIKQLQLIVKAQDGGSPPLSSNVTVELMIQDQNDNPPQVLYPVQTGGSLVAEMVPRSADVGYLVTKVVAVDVDSGQNAWLSYKLQKATDRALFEVGLQNGEIRTIRQVTDKDAVKQRLSVIVEDNGQPSRSATVIVNVAVADSFPEVLSEFTDFTHDKEYNDNLTFYLVLALAVVSFLFITCLVVIISVKIYRWRQSRILYHSSLPVIPYYPPRYSDTLGTGTLQHVYNYEVCRTTDSRKSDCKFGRAGSQNVLIMDPSSTGTMQRIQSEKSILDEPDSPLEVS; via the coding sequence ATGATGGCAATTCGAGGATCTCTCACCTACACATCCGCAAGATGGCGATTGTTTTATGGATTTCGAGGGCAAATAGGACTGCTTATGTTGCTTCTTTATGCGGTGAACATGGTAGGTGGTCAGATTCGTTATTCTATCCCAGAGGAGATGAAGAAAGGCTCTGTTATCGGTAATGTAGCGCAAGATCTGGGTTTGGATCTGAGGAGGCTCCGTTCTGGGCGGGCCCGTATCGTGACCGGGGAAAACATCCACTACACCGAGCTGAAGGCAGACAAAGGGATTCTAGTCGTGAACGAGAGAATAGACCGAGAGCAGCTTTGTGGAGACGTAACTCCGTGTAGCTTCAGCTTTGAGGTCATTTTAGAAAACCCAATCGAACTGCACAGAGTAACTGTTGAGGTTTTAGATATAAATGATCATGCTCCCGTCTTCCAAAATAAAGATAAGCCTATCAGTTTTGAAATAAGTGAATCAGCTGTAGTCGGAGTGCAGTTTCCACTGCAGAGTGCAGAGGACTTAGATGTGCTTCAAAATGCGCTGCAAGATTATATTTTATCACCAAACGACAATTTTATCTTGAAGCAACATGCTAATCCAGATGGAGGTAAATATGTTGAAATGGTTCTCCAGAAGCCTTTAGACAGAGAGCGACATCCCCATCTGTCTTTGAAATTAATCGCAGTAGACGGAGGAACACCACAGAGATCTGGTACAGTAAATATAGATATTACTGTGTTAGATGTTAACGATAATGCTCCAGTATTTAACCAATCAGTGTATAAAGCGTCTGTGATGGAAAACACATTGAAAGGCACAAGCATTGTTACAGTAAATGCCACAGACGAAGACAGTGGTTCAAATGGAATGATCACTTACAGTTTGTCTAAAATGAAAGGAAGTACAGGGAATATATTCAGTATTGACGAACACACCGGCACAGTTTCTGTATCTGGTCAAATAGATtatgaaaaagacagaaaatacgAGGTGAGAGTCGAAGCAAAGGATCAGGGCGGCCTAACTGgaacaagtaaaattatattagatGTTGTTGATGTCAACGACAATGCTCCAGTTATAAATATTATGTCTTTTTCCAGCCCCCTGTCTGAGGATGCACATCCTGGTACAACTGTTGctgttttgaacattaaagacGCTGATTCTGAGAGTAATGGACAAATCAAATGTTCTATAGATGGAAACCTTCCCTTTAAGATCGAATCATCTCTAACAAACTATTACAATTTGATCTCAGATCAATATTTTGATAGAGAAGCAGTCtctgaatataatataacaataacagcCACTGATTTGGggtctcctcctctttctagCTCGACAAAATTACAccttaaaatatctgacattaaTGACAACGCACCAGTGTTCGAGAAAAACAGCTTCTCGGCTTACGTCACAGAGAATAATTCGCCTGGAATCTCCATATTTGCTGTCAGCGCGCGGGATTGTGATTCGAATCAAAACGCCAGAATCTCTTATCTTTTAGAGGACACTCAAGTCAGTGGTAGTCCGGTTTCTACTTATGTGTCTTTAAACTCTGAGACTGGAGTTCTTAGTGCAGTTCGTTCCTTTGATTATGAGCAAATTAAACAGCTGCAGCTAATCGTCAAAGCTCAGGATGGAGGCTCCCCTCCACTCAGTAGCAATGTGACTGTGGAACTAATGATCCAAGACCAGAACGACAACCCTCCTCAGGTCCTGTACCCAGTCCAGACTGGAGGCTCTCTGGTGGCTGAAATGGTGCCTCGTTCAGCAGATGTGGGCTATCTGGTGACTAAAGTGGTGGCTGTTGATGTGGACTCTGGACAGAATGCCTGGCTCTCCTATAAACTGCAGAAAGCCACAGACAGGGCGCTGTTTGAAGTGGGCTTACAGAATGGAGAAATAAGAACTATCCGCCAAGTGACTGATAAAGATGCTGTGAAACAAAGACTGAGTGTTATAGTGGAGGACAACGGGCAGCCCTCTCGTTCAGCTACAGTCATTGTTAACGTGGCGGTGGCGGACAGCTTCCCTGAAGTGCTGTCTGAGTTCACTGACTTTACACACGACAAGGAGTACAATGACAACCTGACTTTTTACTTAGTGTTGGCTTTGGCTGTAGtctccttcctcttcatcaCGTGTTTAGTGGTTATTATCTCAGTGAAAATCTACAGATGGAGACAGTCTCGCATCCTGTATCACTCCAGCCTGCCTGTGATTCCATATTATCCACCACGTTACTCAGACACTTTGGGGACAGGGACTCTCCAACACGTGTACAATTACGAGGTGTGCAGGACGACTGACTCCAGAAAGAGTGACTGTAAGTTCGGCAGAGCCGGTAGTCAGAACGTGCTGATAATGGACCCCAGTTCTACAGGGACGATGCAGCGGATACAGAGTGAGAAGAGCATCCTGGATGAACCAGACTCTCCTCTGGAGGTCAGTTAA
- the LOC131982193 gene encoding protocadherin gamma-A7-like — protein sequence MAIRGSLTYTSARWRLFYGFRGQIGLLMLLLYAVNMVGGQIRYSIPEEMKKGSVIGNVAQDLGLDLRRLRSGRARIVTGENIHYTELKADKGILVVNERIDREQLCGDVTPCSFSFEVILENPIELHRVTVMIQDQNDNPPQVLYPVQTGGSLVAEMVPRSADVGYLVTKVVAVDVDSGQNAWLSYKLQKATDRALFEVGLQNGEIRTIRQVTDKDAVKQRLSVIVEDNGQPSRSATVIVNVAVADSFPEVLSEFTDFTHDKEYNDNLTFYLVLALAVVSFLFITCLVVIISVKIYRWRQSRILYHSSLPVIPYYPPRYSDTLGTGTLQHVYNYEVCRTTDSRKSDCKFGRAGSQNVLIMDPSSTGTLQRIQSEKSILDEPDSPLETSPG from the exons ATGGCAATTCGAGGATCTCTCACCTACACATCCGCAAGATGGCGATTGTTTTATGGATTTCGAGGGCAAATAGGACTGCTTATGTTGCTTCTTTATGCGGTGAACATGGTAGGTGGTCAGATTCGTTATTCTATCCCAGAGGAGATGAAGAAAGGCTCTGTTATCGGTAATGTAGCGCAAGATCTGGGTTTGGATCTGAGGAGGCTCCGTTCTGGGCGGGCCCGTATCGTGACCGGGGAAAACATCCACTACACCGAGCTGAAGGCAGACAAAGGGATTCTAGTCGTGAACGAGAGAATAGACCGAGAGCAGCTTTGTGGAGACGTAACGCCGTGTAGCTTCAGCTTTGAGGTCATTTTAGAAAACCCAATCGAACTGCACAGAGTAACAG TAATGATCCAGGACCAGAACGACAACCCTCCTCAGGTCCTGTACCCAGTCCAGACTGGAGGCTCTCTGGTGGCTGAAATGGTGCCTCGTTCAGCAGATGTGGGCTATCTGGTGACTAAAGTGGTGGCTGTTGATGTGGACTCTGGACAGAATGCCTGGCTCTCCTATAAACTGCAGAAAGCCACAGACAGGGCGCTGTTTGAAGTGGGCTTACAGAATGGAGAAATAAGAACTATCCGCCAAGTGACTGATAAAGATGCTGTGAAACAAAGACTGAGTGTTATAGTGGAGGACAACGGGCAGCCCTCTCGTTCAGCTACAGTCATTGTTAACGTGGCGGTGGCGGACAGCTTCCCTGAAGTGCTGTCTGAGTTCACTGACTTTACACACGACAAGGAGTACAATGACAACCTGACTTTTTACTTAGTGTTGGCTTTGGCTGTAGtctccttcctcttcatcaCGTGTTTAGTGGTTATTATCTCAGTGAAAATCTACAGATGGAGACAGTCTCGCATCCTGTATCACTCCAGCCTGCCTGTGATTCCATATTATCCACCACGTTACTCAGACACTTTGGGGACAGGGACTCTCCAACACGTGTACAATTATGAGGTGTGCAGGACGACTGACTCCAGAAAGAGTGACTGTAAGTTCGGCAGAGCCGGTAGTCAGAACGTGCTGATAATGGACCCCAGTTCTACAGGGACGTTGCAGCGGATACAGAGTGAGAAGAGCATCCTGGATGAACCAGACTCTCCTCTAGAG ACCTCCCCTGGCTGA